The Flammeovirga agarivorans genome has a window encoding:
- a CDS encoding tetratricopeptide repeat protein, with protein MKIITPLIKILHLKSYLKYINFIYKADLLIQKKEFNEAIRLCEQVEVYLPKLENVYGKEALYELYYIKGCAFMYLSDYDSGICYLTKSLLYKESNKQALDYLGLMYLDKDRFKSRNYFLDSLKINDKDYRTYFNLGLLESTEKNYDEAIINLKKSINLNKEHMASYYKLGTVYFMQNDLVNAQKYISKLVDKYGFQFYKNIQQKDFLENKNLLGSKKSEFIRWIKYEFFK; from the coding sequence ATGAAGATAATTACACCTTTAATTAAAATTTTACATTTAAAATCATATTTAAAATATATCAATTTTATTTATAAAGCTGATCTTTTAATTCAAAAGAAAGAATTTAATGAAGCAATAAGGTTATGTGAGCAAGTAGAAGTCTATTTACCAAAACTAGAAAATGTATATGGAAAAGAAGCTCTTTATGAGTTATATTACATAAAAGGCTGTGCATTTATGTATTTATCTGATTATGATAGTGGTATTTGTTATTTGACAAAATCTTTACTTTATAAGGAATCAAATAAACAAGCTTTAGATTATTTAGGTTTAATGTATCTTGATAAAGATAGATTTAAATCAAGAAATTACTTTTTAGATTCATTAAAAATTAATGATAAAGACTATAGAACTTACTTTAATTTAGGTCTTTTAGAATCGACAGAGAAAAATTATGATGAGGCAATAATCAATCTAAAAAAATCCATTAACTTAAATAAAGAACATATGGCATCTTATTATAAGTTAGGGACAGTGTATTTTATGCAAAATGATTTAGTTAATGCCCAAAAGTATATTTCTAAACTTGTCGATAAATATGGCTTTCAATTTTATAAAAATATCCAACAAAAAGATTTTTTAGAAAATAAAAATTTATTGGGTAGCAAAAAATCTGAGTTCATTAGATGGATTAAATACGAATTTTTTAAATAA